In bacterium, a genomic segment contains:
- the murG gene encoding undecaprenyldiphospho-muramoylpentapeptide beta-N-acetylglucosaminyltransferase, protein MSGLNMNENYHLVIAAGGTGGHIYPGVAVAEEFIARYPAGRVTFIITGKKLEQEILERENLKMVNLQARAFLGKGLVAKILTILKAPFFLLRAIGLLRELKPTFILGCGGYPAFFPVLAAWCLGIPRAIQEQNAAPGVANRILSRFVQIIFQVPGKHPLLYRAEHHFTIANPVRRKFYLVGEQKRERARQGQQRLRVLICGGSQGARSINSAILDNLDFFSKFNIDLEHQTGREDYQRVVQAYLNANLNPASVKEFITDLDRAYAQADLLIARAGAMTVAESAVACCPAIFIPLNIAQGHQLENVRDLLERQACFCLEDNAQLTPRLGELLREIYAAPSQLEQVRLRLLDLAEDPDDRPATLVVDMLVNLISAE, encoded by the coding sequence GTGTCTGGCTTAAACATGAATGAAAATTATCACCTTGTAATTGCAGCCGGTGGGACAGGTGGACACATTTACCCTGGTGTCGCTGTCGCTGAGGAATTTATTGCTCGCTATCCAGCGGGACGGGTGACTTTTATTATTACGGGTAAAAAGTTAGAACAAGAAATTCTCGAACGCGAAAATCTGAAGATGGTGAACTTACAAGCTCGAGCATTTTTAGGTAAGGGACTTGTCGCCAAAATTTTAACAATCCTCAAGGCCCCGTTCTTTTTACTCAGGGCTATCGGATTATTGCGCGAATTGAAGCCAACTTTTATTCTTGGCTGCGGAGGGTACCCCGCTTTTTTCCCTGTATTAGCAGCATGGTGCTTGGGTATTCCACGTGCAATTCAAGAACAAAATGCTGCTCCTGGTGTAGCCAATCGGATTCTTTCACGTTTTGTTCAAATTATTTTTCAAGTCCCGGGTAAACACCCTTTGCTTTACCGAGCAGAGCATCATTTCACAATTGCAAACCCAGTTCGTCGTAAATTTTATCTAGTTGGCGAGCAAAAAAGAGAGCGCGCTAGGCAGGGTCAGCAAAGACTGCGGGTCTTAATCTGTGGAGGTAGTCAAGGTGCGCGCAGCATTAATTCGGCGATTCTTGATAACCTAGATTTTTTTTCTAAGTTTAATATCGATCTTGAGCATCAAACAGGCCGTGAGGACTATCAGCGCGTGGTGCAGGCCTATCTGAATGCAAATTTAAATCCAGCGAGTGTTAAGGAATTTATTACCGATCTTGATCGCGCCTACGCGCAAGCAGATTTACTGATTGCCCGTGCAGGAGCAATGACCGTAGCTGAAAGCGCCGTGGCCTGTTGTCCTGCTATTTTTATTCCCTTGAATATTGCTCAAGGACATCAACTAGAAAATGTGCGCGACTTACTCGAGCGTCAAGCTTGTTTTTGCCTCGAAGACAATGCTCAATTAACTCCACGGCTCGGAGAACTACTCAGGGAAATTTATGCTGCGCCGTCGCAATTGGAACAAGTAAGATTAAGATTACTTGATTTGGCCGAAGACCCTGATGATCGCCCAGCGACTCTAGTTGTCGACATGCTGGTTAACCTGATTTCGGCTGAATAA
- the murB gene encoding UDP-N-acetylmuramate dehydrogenase, with product MNKKVFSEIEDVKFITQVPSERITTLRLGAAVDLLEPQSLPGLIKALSVYASENVPVRVLGAGSNVVLPDQPLKFPLLHLGRAFAMSVPCEQPANEMPQADIEHLPNSDKFTFTAFSGVALMSLSRKLCAAGYAGLEFASGIPASIGGAIRMNAGAHNRAFGDVIESVLVASATTGLNWVAAKDLKFAYRSSALTKDQVAVACHLSVQKGEISQIQEKRREYLNYRSRTQPLTLASAGSVFKNPPNYSAGELLEKVGLKGYQEGGVMFSEMHANWLVKVDDSAQASHAEILVEVAKRRVKDSFDVTLETEIQFW from the coding sequence ATGAACAAGAAAGTATTCAGTGAGATTGAAGATGTTAAATTTATCACGCAAGTTCCGAGTGAGAGAATTACAACGTTGCGCCTCGGGGCCGCAGTTGATCTTCTCGAGCCACAGAGCCTGCCTGGCCTAATTAAGGCATTAAGTGTCTACGCAAGTGAGAATGTTCCAGTGCGAGTCCTGGGTGCAGGATCTAACGTAGTGCTTCCCGATCAGCCTCTGAAGTTTCCACTGCTGCACCTTGGGAGGGCTTTTGCTATGTCAGTTCCCTGCGAGCAACCTGCCAATGAAATGCCCCAAGCAGACATTGAGCATCTACCAAACAGCGATAAATTCACATTTACTGCTTTTTCTGGTGTTGCTTTAATGTCTCTGAGCCGCAAGCTTTGTGCAGCAGGATATGCGGGCTTGGAGTTTGCTAGCGGCATTCCGGCTTCGATTGGTGGTGCAATACGAATGAATGCCGGTGCGCATAATCGCGCCTTTGGCGATGTGATTGAATCCGTGCTTGTCGCTTCTGCCACAACTGGTTTGAACTGGGTAGCTGCTAAAGATTTAAAGTTTGCTTACCGCTCGTCTGCACTGACTAAGGATCAGGTTGCGGTAGCCTGTCATCTTTCAGTGCAAAAGGGAGAAATTTCTCAAATTCAGGAGAAACGCCGTGAATACCTTAACTATAGATCGCGCACGCAACCACTCACATTGGCTTCAGCCGGGTCAGTCTTTAAAAATCCACCGAACTATTCTGCAGGCGAATTATTAGAGAAAGTTGGACTGAAGGGTTATCAAGAAGGTGGCGTGATGTTTTCTGAAATGCATGCCAACTGGCTTGTTAAAGTTGATGATTCAGCTCAAGCTAGCCATGCCGAAATATTAGTCGAAGTCGCTAAGCGTCGAGTGAAAGATTCCTTTGACGTAACTTTAGAGACCGAGATACAATTCTGGTAG
- a CDS encoding UDP-N-acetylmuramoyl-L-alanyl-D-glutamate--2,6-diaminopimelate ligase: protein MSFSLEEILPNSVASQLPLQIRTSQVTGICSDSRQVNPGELFFSVAQNPDLDRSFISMAFARGAKFCVVEGNAAFAQQELNLIQVKNVRAILGQTAHRFNAEPSQGMFAVGVTGTNGKTSVAWILAHALKVLNSGPALYLGTLGYANFTAQSSAFKLQEIANTTPDAISTQRILRENFERGAKSLVMEVSSHGLDQYRAHAIQWDGCVFTNLTRDHLDYHQTMEAYGAAKAKLFLEELLESSKAKKFAALNIADSFGQTLASRISKNIKLVSYALDGQADVTLETAEERTDGTEIHAKFADSSFTIKSMLLGHYNVENMLAAVALLLAAGYEITQIVRALALVPCVPGRLELISSQAEPKIFVDYAHTPDALERAQDALRRLKPKRLVTVFGCGGNRDRGKRPLMTQAVLRYADYFFITSDNPRDEDPEQIIADCLAGLGEDASGRFETEVCRELAIKKAVEFCTPGDVLLIAGKGHETYQEIRGKKHHFSDQEICRKLLQL, encoded by the coding sequence ATGTCGTTCAGCCTCGAGGAAATTTTACCAAATTCTGTAGCTAGTCAGTTGCCGCTGCAAATCAGAACTAGTCAAGTGACTGGTATCTGCTCTGATTCACGGCAAGTCAATCCAGGCGAATTATTTTTCTCGGTCGCCCAAAATCCAGACCTGGATCGCAGCTTTATTTCTATGGCTTTCGCGCGTGGTGCTAAGTTTTGCGTTGTCGAGGGTAACGCTGCGTTTGCTCAGCAAGAGCTGAATTTAATACAGGTCAAAAATGTTCGCGCAATTTTGGGGCAAACTGCCCATCGATTTAATGCCGAACCATCGCAAGGGATGTTTGCTGTCGGGGTCACAGGAACGAATGGGAAAACTTCTGTAGCCTGGATTCTCGCGCACGCCTTGAAAGTGCTCAATTCGGGCCCCGCGCTTTATCTAGGCACACTGGGCTACGCTAATTTTACAGCACAAAGTTCGGCCTTTAAACTTCAAGAAATCGCCAATACTACGCCCGATGCGATTAGCACTCAGCGCATCCTGAGAGAGAATTTTGAGCGCGGCGCAAAGAGTCTGGTGATGGAAGTATCTTCGCATGGTCTCGATCAATACCGTGCGCATGCAATTCAATGGGATGGTTGTGTTTTTACAAATCTGACTCGTGATCACTTAGATTACCATCAAACCATGGAAGCTTATGGCGCGGCTAAAGCTAAGCTCTTTCTCGAGGAGCTACTTGAGAGTAGTAAAGCCAAGAAATTTGCGGCGCTTAATATAGCCGATAGTTTTGGACAAACTCTGGCTTCGCGAATTTCTAAGAACATCAAGCTTGTAAGTTATGCGCTTGATGGGCAGGCCGATGTGACGCTTGAAACTGCTGAAGAGCGTACTGATGGAACTGAGATTCACGCCAAGTTTGCTGATTCAAGCTTTACGATTAAGTCCATGCTGCTTGGGCACTATAATGTAGAGAACATGCTAGCCGCTGTAGCGCTCTTGCTTGCTGCGGGGTATGAAATCACGCAAATTGTTCGCGCGCTTGCCCTTGTTCCTTGCGTTCCAGGACGTTTGGAATTAATTTCCAGTCAAGCTGAACCGAAAATATTTGTTGATTATGCACATACGCCAGATGCTCTTGAACGCGCTCAGGATGCTTTGCGCAGATTAAAGCCTAAACGCTTGGTGACAGTTTTTGGTTGTGGCGGGAACCGCGACAGAGGCAAAAGGCCGTTAATGACTCAAGCTGTGCTACGTTATGCCGATTACTTTTTTATCACCTCCGACAATCCTCGCGATGAGGACCCAGAGCAGATTATCGCTGATTGCTTAGCTGGGTTGGGGGAGGATGCTAGCGGGCGATTTGAAACAGAAGTATGCCGCGAATTGGCAATAAAGAAAGCGGTTGAATTTTGCACTCCAGGGGATGTGCTCTTGATTGCCGGAAAGGGGCATGAAACTTACCAAGAAATAAGGGGTAAAAAACATCATTTTTCTGATCAAGAGATCTGTCGTAAGCTGTTGCAATTATAA
- a CDS encoding UDP-N-acetylmuramoyl-tripeptide--D-alanyl-D-alanine ligase: MSFTATLQQILQITTGSCLVASDLSEQVTGVSTDSRSIVTGNLFIAIRGDTTDGHLFLESVFAAQAAAVIVSNLWPGDEITALLEKTKYRGAIIAVADTTVALGDLAKYWRSQIDCPVFAITGSNGKTTTKEILRQLLSQVVGAGTYSKKSLNNHWGLPLTLLGASRKDKFIVLEAGMNHPGELTYLSKIAEPTHLLMLNVAPAHIGHFASLAEIAQAKAELLAGLRQPGVVIYPSDDANLITAIKAQAASLKLTPRYVTYSSERSERAEIDQVDLKPERGFHAKNIKSKSFSGFEFEILSDHGAGLPASIPHLGRHNVKNALAAFSAAVTAFPDFKAEVFAQALSHSPQPELRLAVRELPEGITLIEDCYNANPGSMRAALSTLEDLAHGKSVAVVLGDMRELGDESSRFHEEIGKLAGSSQVIKRIVGIGVESKNLILAAQLVGHTDAVWADGVRQAAEFVLSSPRPQIILIKGSRGMALEHVCKEIEKIIYALPSA; encoded by the coding sequence ATGTCGTTTACTGCCACCCTTCAACAAATTCTACAAATCACAACTGGAAGCTGCCTTGTCGCAAGTGATCTAAGTGAGCAAGTTACGGGAGTTTCAACTGACTCACGTTCTATTGTCACCGGAAATTTATTTATCGCAATTCGCGGCGATACTACTGATGGTCATTTATTTTTAGAAAGTGTTTTTGCCGCGCAAGCAGCGGCAGTGATCGTCTCAAATTTGTGGCCAGGCGATGAAATTACCGCTCTTTTAGAAAAGACAAAATATCGAGGCGCAATTATTGCTGTAGCTGATACAACTGTTGCCTTGGGAGACTTAGCCAAATATTGGCGCTCGCAAATTGATTGCCCAGTTTTTGCGATTACAGGTTCTAACGGTAAGACCACAACAAAAGAAATTCTACGTCAGCTGTTAAGCCAAGTTGTAGGCGCAGGCACATATTCGAAAAAGTCTCTAAATAATCATTGGGGCCTGCCGTTGACGCTCCTCGGAGCGAGCCGCAAGGATAAATTTATTGTGCTTGAGGCTGGGATGAATCATCCCGGGGAGCTGACATATTTAAGTAAGATTGCAGAACCCACCCATCTATTGATGCTCAATGTTGCCCCTGCACATATTGGACATTTCGCTTCGCTAGCGGAGATTGCCCAAGCCAAAGCAGAGTTATTGGCGGGTCTAAGGCAGCCGGGAGTTGTGATTTATCCAAGTGATGACGCGAATTTAATAACAGCGATCAAGGCTCAAGCTGCTAGTCTAAAACTAACTCCTCGTTACGTGACATATTCATCTGAAAGATCTGAGCGGGCTGAAATTGATCAAGTAGACCTAAAGCCAGAGCGTGGTTTTCATGCCAAGAATATAAAATCTAAAAGTTTTTCTGGTTTTGAGTTTGAGATTCTTAGCGATCATGGCGCGGGACTTCCCGCCAGCATTCCGCACTTAGGAAGACACAATGTGAAAAATGCCCTTGCTGCGTTTAGCGCAGCAGTGACGGCTTTTCCTGACTTTAAAGCCGAAGTCTTTGCGCAAGCCTTAAGTCACTCACCTCAGCCTGAATTGCGGCTTGCTGTAAGAGAGTTGCCAGAGGGAATAACGCTGATTGAGGATTGCTATAACGCTAACCCCGGGTCAATGCGCGCTGCCTTAAGCACACTTGAAGATCTTGCGCATGGAAAAAGTGTAGCAGTGGTGCTTGGCGATATGCGTGAGCTTGGAGATGAGTCCAGTAGATTTCATGAAGAAATTGGAAAACTCGCCGGCAGCAGTCAAGTGATTAAGCGGATTGTGGGGATTGGAGTGGAGTCAAAAAATTTAATTCTCGCGGCTCAACTTGTGGGCCATACTGATGCAGTCTGGGCAGATGGCGTGAGGCAAGCAGCAGAATTTGTCTTGAGTAGTCCGCGGCCACAAATTATTCTCATTAAAGGCTCAAGAGGCATGGCACTTGAGCATGTTTGTAAGGAAATTGAAAAGATAATTTATGCTCTACCATCTGCTTAG
- the murD gene encoding UDP-N-acetylmuramoyl-L-alanine--D-glutamate ligase, which produces MDNNTRVRDILSRSAGKSVAVLGAGVTGRAVMRLLAQAGYQVYVIDEKLVHSGKREQIEQFGCNLKEQFKGGTSDLAWLRGVDPSFAVVSPGISLEGQLVTLIRSARIPILTEIDIAVAFLGSPLVAVTGTNGKTTCANLIFQMLKKSELPVHLVGNVGNPFVDLIQADELKGKGTRNLDPLMVAEVSSYQLEGAFDFSPQISVCLNVQDDHLERHGTINEYAKIKARIFANQKSDSQSWSLIWKDDPFYKIYRQYLNAQEMFFGIGSVSQGPASLVSDDYQSLTIKTNTLEQSFSLRDFKLIGKHNYLNIAASSAAALLAGARPEAIQAVINEFETLPHRIEPILENAGILYINDSKGTNTASVIAALEGLGAKYPRRPVVLLLGGKNKQQSWKELTDFFGGRVRQAILFGGDRELIAKIIENCTPDFFKRAVRVEVDLEQALHAAQSIAEPGDIVLLSPGCASFDAYSGFEERGEHFRRLLIDWAKQ; this is translated from the coding sequence ATGGACAACAATACACGTGTCAGGGATATTTTAAGCCGTTCTGCAGGAAAAAGTGTGGCAGTTCTTGGGGCAGGCGTGACGGGACGTGCGGTCATGCGTTTACTCGCACAAGCGGGTTATCAAGTTTATGTGATTGATGAAAAATTGGTGCATAGCGGCAAACGCGAGCAGATTGAGCAGTTTGGTTGTAACTTAAAAGAGCAGTTTAAGGGTGGCACTTCGGACTTAGCCTGGTTACGTGGAGTCGACCCGAGTTTTGCTGTGGTTAGTCCAGGCATTTCTTTAGAAGGACAGTTGGTGACGCTAATTCGTTCAGCACGCATACCAATTTTAACTGAAATTGATATTGCCGTTGCGTTTTTAGGTAGCCCGCTTGTTGCCGTGACAGGCACAAATGGGAAAACGACTTGTGCAAATCTAATCTTTCAAATGTTAAAAAAATCCGAATTACCAGTCCACTTGGTGGGTAATGTCGGCAATCCTTTCGTTGACTTAATTCAAGCGGATGAACTTAAGGGTAAAGGCACGCGCAATCTTGATCCGTTAATGGTGGCAGAAGTATCGAGTTATCAGCTTGAGGGGGCCTTTGACTTTTCGCCGCAAATTTCAGTTTGTTTGAATGTGCAGGATGATCATCTGGAACGTCACGGCACAATTAATGAGTATGCCAAAATTAAAGCTCGAATTTTTGCAAATCAAAAGTCAGATTCGCAAAGTTGGTCCTTAATCTGGAAAGACGATCCTTTTTATAAAATTTACCGACAATATCTGAATGCTCAGGAAATGTTTTTTGGAATTGGCTCTGTTAGCCAGGGCCCCGCGTCACTTGTCAGTGACGATTATCAAAGTTTAACGATTAAAACGAATACGCTTGAGCAAAGCTTTTCACTTAGAGATTTTAAATTAATTGGTAAACACAATTATTTAAATATTGCCGCAAGTAGTGCAGCAGCTTTACTTGCGGGTGCTCGCCCAGAGGCGATTCAAGCTGTAATCAATGAATTTGAAACGCTTCCACATCGCATTGAACCGATTCTCGAAAATGCAGGAATCCTTTATATCAATGATTCCAAGGGAACAAATACTGCCTCAGTCATTGCCGCGCTGGAGGGATTGGGCGCGAAATACCCTCGACGCCCCGTAGTCTTACTGCTTGGCGGAAAAAATAAGCAACAAAGCTGGAAGGAATTGACTGATTTTTTTGGCGGACGTGTACGTCAAGCAATTTTGTTTGGTGGCGATCGTGAGTTGATCGCTAAAATTATTGAAAATTGCACGCCAGATTTTTTTAAACGAGCAGTGCGCGTTGAAGTTGATTTGGAACAGGCCTTGCACGCAGCGCAAAGCATTGCCGAACCTGGTGACATAGTTTTACTTAGCCCTGGATGCGCGAGTTTTGATGCTTACTCAGGCTTTGAAGAGCGTGGGGAACATTTTCGCCGATTGCTGATCGATTGGGCAAAGCAATGA
- a CDS encoding phospho-N-acetylmuramoyl-pentapeptide-transferase, translated as MLYHLLSLLREHYSVLNLFRYQTFRAIVAFLLAFLIVLIVQPWFIRWVKFRQFGQPIRDDGPESHKVKQGTPTMGGLVVVLSILLVALLFCDLSSILVWLMIIVTAGYGVLGFVDDYKKVSQNNSYKGLSARGKLYWQFGIAFFALLILFVANPQFSTVVTVPFTKDWGVDLGWFYLLFAALVIVGTSNAVNLTDGLDGLMIGPVMSTAFAYGIFAYAAGREDYAAYLGISHVAGSGELAVIAAAIIAAGLAFLWYNSFPASVFMGDVGALALGGALGTLAVITKHELVLILAGGIFVIEALSVMIQVFWFKMTGKRVFRMAPIHHHFELGGLVEPKIIVRCWIVSIILAIISIASLKIR; from the coding sequence ATGCTCTACCATCTGCTTAGTTTGCTACGTGAACATTATTCAGTTCTTAACTTGTTTCGTTATCAGACTTTCCGTGCAATCGTCGCATTCCTCTTGGCTTTTTTGATCGTTCTGATTGTGCAGCCGTGGTTTATTCGCTGGGTTAAATTTCGACAATTTGGCCAGCCGATTCGTGACGATGGCCCCGAATCACATAAGGTTAAGCAGGGAACACCAACGATGGGTGGACTAGTAGTTGTTTTATCGATCCTGCTAGTGGCCTTACTATTTTGTGACTTGTCGTCAATTTTAGTGTGGCTAATGATCATCGTCACTGCAGGCTATGGCGTGCTCGGGTTTGTCGATGATTATAAGAAAGTTAGTCAAAACAATTCTTACAAGGGCTTGTCTGCCCGTGGAAAATTATACTGGCAGTTTGGGATTGCCTTTTTTGCATTGCTGATCTTGTTTGTAGCAAACCCACAGTTTTCAACAGTTGTGACAGTACCCTTTACCAAGGATTGGGGAGTTGATTTGGGTTGGTTTTATTTACTCTTTGCTGCCCTAGTGATTGTAGGCACTTCCAATGCAGTAAACTTAACAGATGGTCTCGATGGCCTAATGATTGGACCAGTGATGAGTACTGCCTTTGCGTATGGAATATTTGCATATGCTGCTGGGCGCGAAGATTATGCCGCTTATCTTGGAATTTCGCACGTTGCGGGCTCGGGAGAACTGGCTGTGATTGCTGCGGCAATTATTGCCGCAGGGCTTGCCTTTCTTTGGTATAATAGTTTCCCGGCGAGTGTTTTCATGGGGGACGTTGGAGCGCTAGCGCTTGGGGGAGCACTTGGAACCCTGGCTGTAATCACCAAGCATGAACTGGTGTTGATTCTTGCGGGCGGGATTTTTGTGATCGAGGCGCTGTCGGTAATGATCCAAGTATTTTGGTTTAAAATGACGGGTAAAAGAGTGTTTCGCATGGCGCCGATTCATCATCATTTTGAACTTGGTGGTTTGGTGGAGCCGAAGATTATCGTTCGTTGCTGGATTGTTTCCATTATCCTAGCAATTATTTCGATCGCTTCACTAAAAATTAGATAA
- the ftsW gene encoding putative lipid II flippase FtsW: MKVKVQGIDLGILFPVILLLAVSVLMVFSTTAMLTSSSAPAALVKSANVYIRSHLFHMILGLVAAYLVMLLPLDKIEKYAPYLFAGLLLMLVIVLVPGVGVVAGGARRWIDLKVLRFQPGEFMKLAIVVFISAYMAKHQDRVNELVRGIFIPLGLTAITVLLLLLEPDFGSTSVILLLVIAILLLGGVSLLYLLGLGAVVSCLLATLIALSPYRLKRFTAFLDPFQDPSKSGYQLIQSLIAVGSGGITGVGLGASEQKLFYLPAAHTDFIYAVIAEELGFIGALGVLLLYLLILIRGMRVCRHTKSWPFASILAGGLTLLICLPAFLNIAVVTGLLPTKGMVLPLISYGGSAMIMNLLAVGLLLKLSLLIHSADNHE; the protein is encoded by the coding sequence ATGAAAGTAAAAGTTCAAGGCATTGATCTCGGAATTCTTTTCCCGGTGATTCTTTTGCTTGCTGTTAGTGTTTTAATGGTTTTTTCTACAACGGCTATGCTGACTTCTAGTTCGGCTCCGGCAGCGCTAGTTAAGAGTGCGAATGTGTATATTCGGTCGCATCTATTTCACATGATTCTTGGTTTAGTTGCTGCCTATCTAGTAATGCTCTTGCCCTTAGATAAAATTGAAAAATATGCACCTTATCTCTTTGCCGGGTTACTCTTGATGTTAGTAATTGTCTTGGTCCCTGGAGTAGGCGTGGTGGCAGGTGGAGCTCGCCGCTGGATCGATTTAAAGGTTCTACGTTTTCAGCCGGGAGAGTTTATGAAATTAGCTATTGTGGTCTTTATTTCTGCTTACATGGCTAAACATCAAGATCGCGTGAATGAGTTGGTACGTGGAATTTTTATTCCGCTTGGATTGACTGCAATTACCGTTTTATTATTGTTATTAGAGCCAGACTTTGGCAGCACATCTGTTATTTTGCTCTTGGTCATCGCCATTTTACTGCTAGGAGGGGTAAGCTTGCTCTACCTCCTAGGCTTAGGGGCAGTGGTAAGTTGTCTACTAGCAACCTTAATTGCTCTTTCACCGTATCGCTTGAAGCGTTTCACTGCTTTCCTCGATCCCTTTCAGGATCCCAGCAAATCAGGATATCAGTTGATCCAGTCACTGATTGCTGTGGGCTCGGGCGGTATCACGGGAGTTGGTCTGGGTGCAAGTGAGCAAAAATTATTTTATCTTCCTGCAGCACACACTGATTTCATCTATGCGGTGATTGCTGAGGAATTAGGGTTTATCGGTGCGCTTGGCGTGCTGCTACTTTATCTGCTGATTTTAATACGCGGTATGCGGGTTTGTCGTCACACGAAGTCATGGCCCTTTGCTTCAATTCTTGCAGGGGGGCTGACGTTACTAATTTGTCTTCCAGCATTTTTAAATATTGCAGTAGTGACAGGACTGCTGCCCACTAAGGGGATGGTGCTGCCGTTAATTAGTTATGGTGGTAGCGCAATGATTATGAATTTATTAGCTGTGGGACTTTTATTAAAGCTTTCGCTATTAATCCATAGTGCGGACAATCACGAGTAA
- a CDS encoding UDP-N-acetylmuramate--L-alanine ligase — protein MSGIAEVLSNLGYQVSGSDLTRSTAVEHLESVGIKIFIGHAAANITNGSDQQTTSPTKTASVIVTSSAVSEDNIEVVTARQLGIPVIPRAQMLAELMRMKYGIAVAGSHGKTTTTSLIAWLVSGAAMNPTVIIGGKVQTAASGAIVGAGDFLIAEADESDGSFNLLRPAISIVTNIDAEHLGYYGSFAKLEEAFHQFMQAVPFYGLVVACGDDPVVRRIAAASGRRVITYGLSPNNQIHISDVEEIDNTMKFQVRSNETCHGEFLLPLPGMHMASNALAAIAVAIELGVPVDTIRALLKTFPGVTRRSECIAEVGKVLILDDYGHHPTEIRATLNAFRKGMLKARQQTYNEAKIITIFQPHRYSRTNELFSEFLSAFAASDIVLITDIYAAGETPLNDINSEALAKALDHNACQFVSDLNSAARVATNLVQPGDIVVTMGAGNVRSVGLAIAEHLKKINNDHEQESIQ, from the coding sequence ATGTCCGGTATTGCTGAAGTTCTATCAAACTTAGGCTATCAAGTCAGCGGATCAGATTTGACTCGATCTACTGCAGTTGAACACCTTGAAAGTGTCGGGATTAAAATTTTTATTGGTCACGCTGCTGCGAATATTACGAATGGCTCTGATCAGCAAACAACTTCGCCTACTAAAACTGCGAGTGTGATTGTTACATCTTCTGCTGTCTCTGAAGATAATATCGAAGTTGTTACGGCACGTCAGCTAGGAATTCCTGTAATTCCACGTGCGCAAATGTTAGCTGAACTGATGCGCATGAAATACGGCATTGCGGTTGCAGGCTCTCACGGGAAAACTACCACGACGTCACTGATTGCTTGGCTTGTCAGCGGTGCAGCAATGAATCCTACGGTAATTATCGGTGGTAAGGTTCAAACTGCAGCTTCCGGCGCAATTGTCGGAGCAGGCGACTTCTTAATTGCAGAAGCTGATGAAAGCGATGGTAGCTTTAATTTGCTTCGTCCAGCGATTTCGATCGTCACGAATATTGACGCTGAACATTTAGGCTATTACGGATCATTTGCGAAACTCGAAGAAGCTTTTCATCAGTTTATGCAGGCCGTTCCATTTTATGGACTAGTGGTTGCGTGTGGCGATGACCCAGTTGTAAGGCGCATTGCTGCGGCCAGCGGTCGCAGAGTGATTACTTATGGCCTGTCGCCCAATAATCAAATTCATATTTCGGATGTCGAAGAAATTGATAATACAATGAAGTTTCAGGTGCGATCGAATGAGACCTGTCACGGTGAATTCTTGTTGCCATTGCCAGGAATGCATATGGCCAGTAACGCACTGGCTGCAATTGCTGTCGCCATCGAACTGGGCGTGCCCGTTGATACAATCCGCGCACTTTTAAAAACTTTTCCTGGAGTTACACGTCGGAGCGAATGTATCGCGGAAGTGGGTAAAGTGCTCATCCTCGATGATTATGGCCACCATCCAACGGAAATCAGAGCTACGCTAAATGCCTTCCGCAAAGGCATGCTTAAGGCGCGTCAGCAGACTTATAACGAAGCTAAAATTATTACTATTTTTCAACCGCACCGCTACTCGAGGACCAACGAGCTTTTTTCGGAATTTCTCAGTGCCTTTGCTGCCAGTGATATTGTTTTAATCACTGATATATACGCGGCAGGCGAGACACCCCTAAATGACATTAATTCTGAGGCGTTAGCCAAGGCGCTCGATCACAATGCTTGTCAGTTTGTTAGTGATTTGAATTCAGCGGCGCGTGTGGCCACAAATTTAGTTCAACCCGGTGATATCGTTGTGACGATGGGGGCAGGGAATGTGCGATCTGTAGGGTTGGCAATTGCCGAGCATTTAAAGAAAATAAATAATGACCATGAACAAGAAAGTATTCAGTGA